In one window of Chloroflexi bacterium ADurb.Bin180 DNA:
- a CDS encoding pfkB family carbohydrate kinase: protein MPRSDNSPVDVAVLGHFARDKIIVNGVESIASGGSVYYGALALRRLGLRVVIITRLAREDRPRLAELTAEGIRVYARSAHETSGIANTYLTSDMDRRLTRPLGFAGPFRLRDLPRLTPRLWLVGPLMAGEVDLAFVRALAARAPVALDAQGFVRVREGDDLVFRDWADKKQGLPLVHYLKVDQAEAEVLTGLTDRHAAARTLESWGVQEVVLTHAEGVLVHAEGKDYEAAFTPRSLAGRTGRGDTCFAAYLARRRSAAPRDACDFAARITSLKLETPGAFVGLSSSDDQANRLRNIV, encoded by the coding sequence ATGCCCAGGTCAGATAACTCTCCAGTAGATGTGGCCGTGCTCGGCCACTTTGCCAGGGACAAGATCATCGTGAACGGCGTCGAGTCGATTGCCTCTGGTGGGTCGGTCTACTATGGCGCGCTGGCCCTGCGGCGTCTGGGCTTGAGAGTGGTGATCATCACCCGCCTGGCTCGAGAAGACCGGCCGCGTCTGGCCGAGCTCACTGCCGAAGGCATCCGAGTATACGCCCGGTCTGCCCATGAGACCTCTGGCATCGCCAACACTTACCTGACCTCCGACATGGATCGCCGCCTGACCAGGCCACTGGGCTTTGCCGGTCCGTTTCGGCTGCGTGACCTGCCGCGCCTCACCCCTCGTCTGTGGCTGGTTGGGCCGCTCATGGCCGGCGAGGTTGACCTTGCCTTCGTTCGTGCCCTCGCTGCCAGAGCGCCTGTGGCCCTCGATGCCCAGGGCTTTGTCCGCGTGCGCGAGGGGGATGATCTCGTGTTCCGCGACTGGGCTGACAAGAAGCAAGGCCTGCCCCTGGTACACTATCTGAAGGTTGACCAGGCCGAAGCAGAAGTGCTGACCGGCCTGACTGACCGCCACGCGGCGGCGCGAACTCTCGAATCCTGGGGAGTACAGGAAGTTGTGCTGACTCACGCCGAGGGTGTGCTCGTGCACGCAGAAGGCAAGGACTATGAGGCCGCTTTCACTCCGCGGTCCTTGGCCGGGCGGACAGGGCGAGGCGACACTTGCTTTGCCGCCTACCTGGCCAGGCGTCGGTCCGCCGCTCCTCGCGACGCCTGCGATTTCGCGGCCCGAATCACTTCGCTCAAGCTCGAGACGCCCGGAGCCTTCGTTGGCCTGTCGTCTAGCGACGACCAGGCCAATCGATTGCGGAACATTGTATGA